From Thermovirga sp.:
CGCGGGGGTTTACGCAGCGGATGCCGATAAGGCCCTTTTCCACGGCCTTACCAATGACACCGGTACTGGAAAAGGGCTCCAGCAATTCGGGAAAGGAGGTCACCACCGTCACGATCATCAGTCCCAGAGTCCCTCCAATGGCCTGACTTCCATGATCCTCTCCTTAAGCGAGATCCGGAGTACCACTTCGCGCACAGCGGGGAGCATCCTGACGTCGCCCCGGGTCGTCCTCACCGAGTAAACATCATGGGCTCCGGTTTGGAGCACATCCTCCACCTTGCCGATCTCTTCTCCGGTGCCGGACGAAACGACCTTAAGACCCACCACGTCCTCGACCCAGTAACTTCCTTCCGGCAAAGGCACCCTTTCGGACGACTTCACCATCACGAATCCGCCCTGGAGGCCCCCGGCCTTATCGCGATCACCGATCTCCTCCGTTTCGACGAGAAACAGCCCCTTCGCCTCGTGGAACCTGATGGACCTCACCGTGAGCGAGGCGACGCACTTCCCCACCGGGCGAAAAACCTCCAGCCTTTCCATGCCGAGGAACCGATCCGGAAAATCAGTGAGCGGAAGGACCTTGATCTCGCCCCTGATCCCATGGGCCCCGAGGACACGTCCTATGATCACCATCGCCGGTCCTTCCAAGGCTGACACCTCAGTCTTCCAGGATATCCACTTCTACTTTCTCGCCGGGTTTGACGGCGGCCGCCCGGGCAACCATTCTGATCGCATTGATCGTAACGCCGCGCTTACCGATAAGTCGCCCCATATCATCCCTTGAAACACTTATCGTTACCCTTACAACCCCGCCGCTGCTCCTTTGTGACGTCACCGTCACGGCGTCAGGATCGGTAACGATATTCCTGACGATGAAGTTCACGAGCTCTTCGTAATCCGGCATGGGCAGGTCCCGTTACTTCTTTTTCCCGGACGAGAACTTG
This genomic window contains:
- the rimM gene encoding 16S rRNA processing protein RimM; the encoded protein is MIIGRVLGAHGIRGEIKVLPLTDFPDRFLGMERLEVFRPVGKCVASLTVRSIRFHEAKGLFLVETEEIGDRDKAGGLQGGFVMVKSSERVPLPEGSYWVEDVVGLKVVSSGTGEEIGKVEDVLQTGAHDVYSVRTTRGDVRMLPAVREVVLRISLKERIMEVRPLEGLWD
- a CDS encoding KH domain-containing protein — encoded protein: MPDYEELVNFIVRNIVTDPDAVTVTSQRSSGGVVRVTISVSRDDMGRLIGKRGVTINAIRMVARAAAVKPGEKVEVDILED